A single Carassius carassius chromosome 3, fCarCar2.1, whole genome shotgun sequence DNA region contains:
- the LOC132114586 gene encoding low choriolytic enzyme-like has protein sequence MDDIAVNERNADPCTSRGCLWPKYSDGKIYVPYVIANHYSSRELEIIKRGLDSFSQSTCIRFFPRKNERDYVSIESRSGCYSYVGRQGYSQTVSLSRNGCLYHSTVQHELLHALGFNHEQTRNDRDNHIQVIWENIRDDMKYNFNKINTLNQGTPYDYSSVMQYERYAFSKNGRPTMVPIPNNNAALGTSTQMSQNDIIRINRLYQCCE, from the exons ATGGATGACATTGCTGTGAATGAGAGAAATGCTGATCCCTGCACCTCCCGTGGCTGCCTCTGGCCCAAATACAGCGACGGCAAGATTTATGTGCCTTACGTCATCGCCAACCACTACT CCTCCCGTGAGCTGGAGATCATCAAGCGTGGTTTGGACTCTTTCTCCCAGAGCACCTGCATCCGCTTCTTCCCCCGCAAAAATGAGAGAGACTATGTCAGCATTGAATCTCGCAGTGG ATGCTACTCGTACGTTGGTCGTCAGGGTTATAGCCAGACTGTGTCTCTGTCCCGTAATGGCTGCCTTTACCACAGCACTGTGCAGCATGAGCTTCTCCACGCTCTTGGCTTCAACCATGAACAGACCCGTAACGACCGTGACAATCACATCCAAGTCATCTGGGAAAACATCAGGGATG acATGAAGTACAACTTCAACAAAATCAACACCCTAAACCAGGGAACTCCCTATGACTACAGCTCTGTGATGCAGTATGAGAG ATACGCTTTCTCCAAGAATGGCCGCCCCACTATGGTACCCATTCCTAACAATAATGCTGCACTGGGCACATCTACTCAGATGAGCCAGAATGACATCATCAGAATCAACAGGCTCTACCAGTGCTGTGAGTGA
- the LOC132122351 gene encoding low choriolytic enzyme-like: protein MDDIAVNERNADPCTSYGCLWPKYSDGKIYVPYVIANHYSSRELEIIQRGLDSFSYSTCIRFFPRSNERDYIIIESRSGCYSYVGRQGYSQTVSLDRNGCLYHSTVQHELLHALGFNHEQTRNDRDNHIQVIWENIREDMKYNFNKINTLNQGTPYDYSSVMQYERYAFSKNGLPTMVPIPNNNAALGTSTEMSQNDIIRINRLYQC from the exons ATGGATGACATTGCTGTAAATGAGAGAAATGCTGATCCCTGCACCTCCTATGGCTGCCTCTGGCCCAAATACAGCGACGGCAAGATTTATGTGCCTTACGTCATCGCCAACCACTACT CCTCCCGTGAGCTGGAGATCATCCAGCGTGGCCTGGACTCTTTCTCCTACAGCACTTGCATCCGCTTCTTCCCCCGCAGCAATGAGAGAGACTATATCATCATTGAATCTCGCAGTGG ATGCTACTCGTACGTTGGTCGTCAGGGTTATAGCCAGACTGTGTCTCTGGACCGTAATGGCTGCCTTTACCACAGCACTGTCCAGCATGAGCTTCTCCACGCTCTTGGCTTCAACCATGAACAGACCCGTAACGACCGTGACAATCACATCCAAGTCATCTGGGAGAACATCAGGGAAG acATGAAGTACAACTTCAACAAAATCAACACCCTAAACCAGGGAACTCCCTATGACTACAGCTCTGTGATGCAGTATGAGAG ATACGCTTTCTCCAAGAATGGCCTCCCCACTATGGTACCCATTCCTAACAATAATGCTGCGCTGGGCACATCTACTGAGATGAGCCAGAATGACATCATCAGAATCAACAGGCTCTACCAGTGCT GA
- the LOC132122328 gene encoding low choriolytic enzyme-like isoform X1 yields MYLLVVVVSLLLNSVPTQSRPTEDLFEKISGKTGNITKKNDMPVSTIIQSNKHAGQRVDGPLITFGDIAVSTGFKNADPCTARGCKWERSTDGLVYVPYVISNQYSPDELQVIKRGLQSFADVSCIRFIPHEGQRHFLYIKSDSGCYSYLGRQGGGQVVSLQRDGCVYHSTIQHELLHALGFHHEQNRSDRDKHIRILLENIKPARQHNFKKRETHNLATPYDYNSVMHYSRYAFSRNKQPTMIPIPDRKVVIGKAQSMSRNDILRINRLYCS; encoded by the exons ATGTACCTGTTGGTGGTGGTCGTCTCTCTTCTGTTGAACTCTGTTCCCACTCAGAGTCGTCCTACTGAG gatttatttgaaaagaTCTCTGGGAAGACAG GTAACATAACTAAGAAAAATGACATGCCAGTGTCAACTATAATCCAGTCCAACAAACATGCAG GACAGCGAGTGGATGGGCCCTTGATCACGTTTGGAGACATCGCCGTTTCAACAGGGTTCAAGAATGCAGATCCGTGCACAGCTCGTGGATGCAAATGGGAGAGAAGCACTGATGGATTAGTCTATGTGCCCTACGTGATCTCCAACCAGTACT CTCCAGATGAACTACAAGTGATCAAAAGAGGCTTGCAGTCCTTTGCGGATGTGTCCTGCATTCGATTCATACCACATGAAGGGCAGAGGCACTTTCTCTACATAAAGTCTGATTCTGG TTGCTATTCATATTTGGGGCGCCAAGGTGGAGGACAGGTTGTTTCTCTCCAGCGTGATGGGTGTGTCTATCACAGTACTATTCAACACGAGCTCCTTCATGCTCTCGGGTTCCACCATGAACAGAACCGCAGTGACCGCGACAAACACATCAGAATCCTTCTTGAGAACATCAAACCTG CAAGGCAGCACAATTTCAAGAAAAGAGAAACCCATAATCTGGCAACCCCCTATGACTACAACTCTGTCATGCACTATTCAAG ATATGCTTTCTCCAGGAACAAACAGCCAACCATGATTCCCATTCCTGATAGGAAAGTTGTGATTGGTAAAGCTCAAAGTATGAGCCGCAATGACATCCTGCGCATTAACAGACTCTACTGCA GTTGA
- the LOC132122328 gene encoding low choriolytic enzyme-like isoform X2, with protein MYLLVVVVSLLLNSVPTQSRPTEDLFEKISGKTGQRVDGPLITFGDIAVSTGFKNADPCTARGCKWERSTDGLVYVPYVISNQYSPDELQVIKRGLQSFADVSCIRFIPHEGQRHFLYIKSDSGCYSYLGRQGGGQVVSLQRDGCVYHSTIQHELLHALGFHHEQNRSDRDKHIRILLENIKPARQHNFKKRETHNLATPYDYNSVMHYSRYAFSRNKQPTMIPIPDRKVVIGKAQSMSRNDILRINRLYCS; from the exons ATGTACCTGTTGGTGGTGGTCGTCTCTCTTCTGTTGAACTCTGTTCCCACTCAGAGTCGTCCTACTGAG gatttatttgaaaagaTCTCTGGGAAGACAG GACAGCGAGTGGATGGGCCCTTGATCACGTTTGGAGACATCGCCGTTTCAACAGGGTTCAAGAATGCAGATCCGTGCACAGCTCGTGGATGCAAATGGGAGAGAAGCACTGATGGATTAGTCTATGTGCCCTACGTGATCTCCAACCAGTACT CTCCAGATGAACTACAAGTGATCAAAAGAGGCTTGCAGTCCTTTGCGGATGTGTCCTGCATTCGATTCATACCACATGAAGGGCAGAGGCACTTTCTCTACATAAAGTCTGATTCTGG TTGCTATTCATATTTGGGGCGCCAAGGTGGAGGACAGGTTGTTTCTCTCCAGCGTGATGGGTGTGTCTATCACAGTACTATTCAACACGAGCTCCTTCATGCTCTCGGGTTCCACCATGAACAGAACCGCAGTGACCGCGACAAACACATCAGAATCCTTCTTGAGAACATCAAACCTG CAAGGCAGCACAATTTCAAGAAAAGAGAAACCCATAATCTGGCAACCCCCTATGACTACAACTCTGTCATGCACTATTCAAG ATATGCTTTCTCCAGGAACAAACAGCCAACCATGATTCCCATTCCTGATAGGAAAGTTGTGATTGGTAAAGCTCAAAGTATGAGCCGCAATGACATCCTGCGCATTAACAGACTCTACTGCA GTTGA